A window of the Streptomyces formicae genome harbors these coding sequences:
- a CDS encoding BrnA antitoxin family protein — MATRMLSVRIDSETLESVKERAAARGMTVQEYVVGRLQRDEFEEQYQEAVIETLELYGDVLAEADLDDAPPGTGHGESAAA; from the coding sequence ATGGCAACCAGGATGCTCAGTGTGCGCATAGACAGCGAAACCCTCGAGTCGGTGAAGGAGCGTGCCGCGGCCCGTGGCATGACCGTCCAGGAGTACGTGGTCGGGCGCCTTCAGCGGGACGAGTTCGAGGAGCAGTACCAAGAGGCGGTCATCGAGACGCTGGAGCTGTACGGAGACGTACTGGCCGAGGCTGACCTCGACGACGCTCCGCCGGGAACGGGACATGGGGAGTCCGCCGCCGCATGA
- a CDS encoding fic family toxin-antitoxin system, toxin component, translating into MTHHLDLSQLLWTAERLPGDPQADDYGSLIAAIDRAGAAAFGYEVYGSVPLKAAALFQTIALLKPLEHSNKTFAFAAARAFMRANGQVLRPKPDQLSELLANIQPGAPGVRAIAERLAQWVRPPGVQA; encoded by the coding sequence ATGACGCACCACCTTGACCTCAGCCAGCTGCTCTGGACCGCCGAGCGGCTTCCAGGGGACCCGCAGGCCGACGACTACGGCTCGCTGATAGCTGCGATCGACCGTGCGGGCGCCGCCGCGTTCGGCTACGAAGTGTACGGATCGGTGCCGCTGAAGGCCGCGGCCCTGTTCCAGACCATCGCCCTGCTCAAGCCACTGGAGCACAGCAACAAGACGTTCGCGTTCGCCGCGGCCCGCGCCTTCATGCGGGCCAACGGCCAGGTGCTGCGCCCCAAGCCCGACCAGCTCAGCGAGCTGCTGGCGAACATCCAGCCGGGTGCGCCGGGAGTCCGTGCTATCGCCGAGCGACTCGCCCAGTGGGTACGGCCCCCGGGGGTACAGGCATAA
- a CDS encoding MFS transporter produces the protein MSTGPGADSAPGPNPRTTDTDTDTDTDTDTDTDTHTDTDAAAGTSPGTGSGAARGTFSSLKIRNYRLFFSGAIVSNTGTWMARITQDWLVLSLTGSAAAVGITTALQFLPMLLFGLYGGVIADRYPKRRLLLFSQGALGLCGLALAVLTLSGHVQVWHVYLIAFLLGMVTVVDNPTRQSFVSEMVGPNQLRNAVSLNSANFQSARLVGPAVAGVLITAVGSGWAFLLNGLSFLAPIAGLLLMRTSELHKVERVPRGKGQLREGLRYVAGRPELIWPIVLAGFIGTFAFNFPIWLTAFADKVFHAGAGTYGLFNTLMAAGSLAGALLSARRATSRLRMLVGAAVLFGVLEIAAALSPTFWLFALLLVPIGMMGLTVNVTANSSVQMATDPVMRGRVMSLYMMVFVGGTPVGAPIVGWITDTYGVRVGFATGGAVAIAAAATIGLILARAGGLRVKVDLRPGRRHVRFVPRERREELAAAA, from the coding sequence TTGAGTACGGGACCCGGAGCAGACTCCGCACCCGGACCGAATCCCCGCACCACCGACACCGACACCGACACCGACACCGACACCGACACCGACACCGACACCCACACCGACACCGACGCGGCCGCCGGGACCAGCCCCGGCACCGGCTCCGGCGCCGCCCGGGGCACCTTCAGCTCGCTGAAGATCCGCAACTACCGGCTGTTCTTCAGCGGAGCCATCGTCTCCAACACGGGCACCTGGATGGCCCGTATCACCCAGGACTGGCTCGTCCTCAGCCTCACGGGCTCCGCCGCGGCCGTCGGCATCACCACGGCCCTCCAGTTCCTGCCGATGCTGCTCTTCGGCCTGTACGGCGGCGTCATCGCCGACCGCTACCCGAAGCGCCGCCTCCTCCTCTTCAGCCAGGGTGCGCTCGGCCTGTGCGGGCTCGCGCTCGCCGTTCTGACGCTTTCCGGCCATGTCCAGGTCTGGCACGTCTACCTCATCGCCTTCCTGCTCGGCATGGTCACGGTCGTCGACAACCCGACCCGCCAGTCCTTCGTCTCCGAGATGGTGGGCCCGAACCAGCTGCGGAACGCCGTCAGCCTCAACTCCGCGAACTTCCAGTCCGCGCGACTCGTCGGCCCGGCCGTCGCCGGTGTGCTGATCACGGCCGTCGGCAGCGGCTGGGCGTTTCTGCTCAACGGCCTGTCCTTCCTCGCGCCGATCGCCGGGCTGCTGCTGATGCGCACGAGCGAGCTGCACAAGGTCGAGCGGGTGCCGCGCGGCAAGGGCCAGCTGCGGGAGGGCCTGCGGTACGTCGCCGGGCGGCCCGAGCTGATCTGGCCGATCGTGCTCGCCGGCTTCATCGGCACGTTCGCCTTCAACTTCCCGATCTGGCTGACCGCGTTCGCCGACAAGGTCTTCCACGCGGGCGCCGGCACGTACGGCCTGTTCAACACGTTGATGGCGGCTGGCTCCCTGGCCGGGGCGCTGCTGTCCGCGCGCCGCGCCACGTCCCGGCTGCGGATGCTGGTCGGCGCTGCGGTGCTGTTCGGCGTGCTGGAGATCGCCGCCGCCCTGTCGCCCACCTTCTGGCTCTTCGCGCTGCTGCTCGTGCCCATCGGCATGATGGGCCTGACGGTCAACGTGACGGCCAACTCGTCGGTCCAGATGGCCACGGACCCGGTGATGCGGGGCCGGGTGATGAGCCTCTACATGATGGTCTTCGTCGGTGGCACCCCGGTGGGAGCCCCGATCGTCGGCTGGATCACGGACACGTACGGCGTCCGCGTCGGCTTCGCGACGGGGGGCGCGGTCGCGATCGCCGCGGCCGCCACGATCGGTCTGATCCTGGCCAGGGCCGGGGGCTTGCGCGTCAAGGTGGATCTGCGGCCGGGCCGGCGGCACGTGCGGTTCGTGCCGCGGGAGCGGCGCGAGGAGCTCGCGGCCGCTGCGTAA
- a CDS encoding MarR family winged helix-turn-helix transcriptional regulator, with amino-acid sequence MPDLSHGDNAAAVNSLRSAVMRLGRRLKHQRVDESLSPTEMSVLGTLALCGSATPGELARKEHVQPPSMTRIVALLEAKGLVRLEPHPDDRRQKVVTQTEQAEAMLEESRRKRNAWLASLAEGLDEDEWAKLRAAAPVLEKLAHL; translated from the coding sequence ATGCCTGACCTGTCCCACGGCGACAACGCAGCCGCCGTGAATTCATTGCGCTCGGCCGTCATGCGGCTGGGCCGGCGCCTGAAGCACCAGCGCGTCGACGAATCGCTGAGCCCGACCGAGATGTCGGTGCTCGGCACGCTGGCCCTGTGCGGCTCCGCCACCCCCGGTGAGCTGGCCCGCAAGGAGCACGTCCAGCCGCCGTCGATGACCCGCATCGTCGCGCTGCTGGAGGCCAAGGGGCTGGTCCGGCTGGAGCCGCATCCGGATGACCGCCGGCAGAAGGTGGTCACCCAGACCGAGCAGGCCGAGGCCATGCTGGAGGAGAGCCGTCGCAAGCGGAACGCCTGGCTGGCGTCGCTCGCCGAGGGCCTGGACGAGGACGAGTGGGCCAAGCTGCGCGCCGCCGCCCCCGTGCTGGAGAAGCTCGCACACCTGTAG
- a CDS encoding BrnA antitoxin family protein codes for MATTASTAAASSTVLSLRIDGELLDRVRQHAARRGMSVQDYVVRTLIRDDFDERFTTAVEETEKFYGLT; via the coding sequence ATGGCAACGACAGCATCGACCGCAGCGGCGTCATCGACCGTGCTCAGCCTCCGGATAGACGGAGAGCTGCTCGACCGGGTGCGGCAGCACGCCGCCAGACGCGGAATGAGCGTCCAGGACTACGTGGTCCGGACGCTCATTCGCGACGACTTCGACGAACGCTTCACGACGGCCGTCGAGGAGACGGAGAAGTTCTACGGCCTGACGTGA
- a CDS encoding NCS2 family permease — translation MPPTATAPADAQQPKQPKQSQRPESGPAGSGALARIDRYFKISQRGSTLPREVRGGFATFFAMAYIIVLNPIILGSAKDMYGHQLDGGQLVTATVLTAAFSTLLMGVIGNVPIALGAGLGVNTIVALQLAPRMSWPDAMGMVVLAGLVVMLLVATGLRERVMNAVPLGLRKGIAIGIGLFIMLIGLVDSGFVSRIPDAAHTTVPLQLGLTGHLSGWPVLVFVLGALLTLALIIRKVPGAILISIVVMTVVAVAIQLIAKLPGEAWGLTAPQWPGNPLATPDFGLVGQVSLFGGFEKVGYLTGALFVFTVLLSCFFDAMGTILGIGDEAKLMDKQGNFPGINKVLIVDGIAVAAGGATSSSANTCFVESTAGVGEGARTGLASVVTGALFSVALFLTPLATMVPSQAATPALLAVGFLILAGSVKDIDWSDFTIAVPAFLAMVMMPFTYSITNGIGIGFIAFSALRLATGRGREVPVAMYAVSAVFVFSYAMPALGLT, via the coding sequence ATGCCCCCCACGGCCACCGCTCCTGCGGACGCCCAGCAGCCGAAGCAGCCGAAGCAGTCGCAGCGGCCGGAGTCCGGTCCCGCCGGTTCCGGTGCCCTCGCCCGTATCGACCGCTACTTCAAGATCTCCCAGCGCGGCTCCACCCTCCCCCGTGAGGTCCGCGGCGGCTTCGCGACCTTCTTCGCGATGGCCTACATCATCGTGCTGAACCCGATCATCCTCGGCAGCGCGAAGGACATGTACGGGCACCAGCTCGACGGCGGCCAGCTGGTCACCGCCACCGTGCTCACCGCCGCCTTCTCCACCCTCCTCATGGGCGTCATCGGCAACGTCCCGATCGCGCTCGGCGCCGGCCTCGGCGTGAACACGATCGTCGCCCTCCAGCTCGCCCCTCGGATGAGCTGGCCGGACGCGATGGGCATGGTGGTGCTCGCCGGTCTCGTCGTGATGCTGCTCGTCGCGACGGGCCTGCGCGAACGGGTCATGAACGCCGTACCGCTCGGCCTGCGCAAGGGCATCGCGATCGGTATCGGCCTCTTCATCATGCTGATCGGCCTCGTCGACTCCGGCTTCGTCTCCCGGATCCCGGACGCCGCCCACACCACCGTCCCGCTCCAGCTCGGCCTCACCGGCCACCTCTCCGGCTGGCCGGTCCTGGTCTTCGTCCTCGGCGCGCTGCTCACCCTCGCGCTGATCATCCGCAAGGTGCCGGGCGCGATCCTGATCTCGATCGTCGTGATGACGGTCGTCGCGGTCGCCATCCAGCTGATCGCGAAGCTGCCGGGCGAGGCGTGGGGCCTCACCGCCCCGCAGTGGCCGGGCAACCCGCTCGCGACGCCCGACTTCGGCCTGGTCGGACAGGTCAGCCTGTTCGGCGGCTTCGAGAAGGTCGGCTACCTCACCGGCGCGCTGTTCGTCTTCACCGTGCTGCTGTCCTGCTTCTTCGACGCGATGGGCACGATCCTCGGCATCGGCGACGAGGCGAAGCTCATGGACAAGCAGGGCAACTTCCCCGGCATCAACAAGGTGCTGATCGTCGACGGCATCGCGGTCGCCGCGGGCGGTGCCACCTCGTCGTCCGCCAACACCTGCTTCGTGGAGTCCACGGCGGGCGTCGGCGAGGGTGCCCGCACCGGTCTCGCGTCCGTCGTCACCGGCGCGCTGTTCTCGGTGGCGCTGTTCCTGACGCCGCTCGCGACGATGGTTCCGTCCCAGGCCGCGACGCCCGCGCTGCTGGCGGTCGGCTTCCTGATCCTCGCCGGGTCGGTCAAGGACATCGACTGGAGCGACTTCACCATCGCCGTTCCGGCGTTCCTGGCGATGGTGATGATGCCGTTCACGTACTCGATCACCAACGGCATCGGGATCGGCTTCATCGCCTTCAGCGCGCTGCGGCTGGCGACCGGGCGCGGGCGTGAGGTCCCGGTGGCGATGTACGCCGTGTCCGCGGTGTTCGTCTTCTCCTACGCGATGCCCGCGCTGGGCCTCACGTAA
- a CDS encoding DUF2530 domain-containing protein: MAKWTPKHEAPEPLEGPVVATITGGTILWFVLFLVQVPFYGWFAERDLGWWVWTCLAGGGLGIIGIWYVRKRDAAIKRAEADAEARRRK, translated from the coding sequence ATGGCGAAGTGGACCCCCAAGCACGAGGCACCCGAACCCCTGGAGGGTCCGGTCGTCGCCACAATCACCGGCGGCACGATCCTGTGGTTCGTCCTCTTCCTGGTGCAGGTCCCCTTCTACGGCTGGTTCGCCGAGCGCGACCTCGGCTGGTGGGTCTGGACCTGCCTGGCCGGCGGCGGGCTCGGGATCATCGGCATCTGGTACGTCCGCAAGCGCGACGCGGCGATCAAGCGCGCGGAGGCGGACGCCGAGGCCCGGCGCCGGAAGTGA
- a CDS encoding HAD-IC family P-type ATPase, translating to MTQRSDIGSNEPQHYATAAIDAGAELDPVHPVAPPVLHRPGGLTAAEVAERIARGEVNDIPVRSSRSAVDIIRGNVFTRFNAIIGVLWVIMFFVAPFQDTLFGFVILANTGIGIIQELRAKKTLDGLAVIGEAKPVVRRDGVAGEVSTSEIVLGDLIELGPGDKVVVDGEVAEADSLEVDESLLTGEADPVLKRRGDQMMSGSFVVAGGGAFTATKVGREAYAAQLAEEASRFTLVHSELRSGISTILKYVTWMMVPTAIGLIISQLLVKGDNFKDSVARTVGGIVPMIPEGLVLLTSVAFAIGVIRLGRKQCLVQELPAIEGLARVDVVCLDKTGTLTEGGMDVTELRTLDGHDEAYVRKVLGALGESDPRPNASLQAIIDACPDSDEWRCVESLPFSSARKYSGAAFSEGDGQSSTWLLGAPDVLLPEKDPVLADIDRLNEQGLRVLLLARAAGELDAPDVATGARPAALVVLEQRLRPDAADTLRYFADQDVTAKVISGDNAVSVSAVAEKVGVPGAAHTVDARRLPAERDAMAAELDKNAVFGRVTPQQKRDMVSALQSRGHTVAMTGDGVNDVLALKDADIGVSMGSGSEATKAVAQIVLLNNSFSTLPSVVAEGRRVIGNITRVATLFLTKTVYSVLLAILVVVSQVEYPFLPRHLTLLSTLTIGVPAFFLALAPNKERAKPHFVRRVMRYSIPGGIVAAAATFATYVLARSHYSGPGALAAETSAATLTLFLVAMWVLAIVARPYTWWRVGLVAAMGLCFLVVLAVPSLQDFFALKLVGTTMPWAAVAIAAVASVLLEFAWRWVDRRFPA from the coding sequence ATGACGCAGCGGTCGGACATCGGCAGCAACGAGCCCCAGCACTACGCCACCGCGGCCATCGACGCGGGCGCGGAGCTCGACCCCGTGCACCCCGTGGCGCCGCCCGTGCTGCACCGGCCCGGCGGGCTCACCGCCGCCGAGGTGGCGGAGCGGATCGCGCGCGGCGAGGTCAACGACATACCCGTACGCAGCAGTCGCTCCGCCGTCGACATCATCCGGGGCAACGTCTTCACCCGCTTCAACGCGATCATCGGCGTGCTGTGGGTGATCATGTTCTTCGTCGCGCCGTTCCAGGACACCCTCTTCGGGTTCGTCATCCTGGCCAACACCGGCATCGGCATCATCCAGGAGCTCCGCGCCAAGAAGACCCTCGACGGGCTCGCCGTCATCGGCGAGGCGAAACCCGTCGTCCGGCGCGACGGCGTCGCCGGCGAGGTGTCCACGTCCGAGATCGTCCTCGGCGACCTCATCGAACTCGGCCCCGGCGACAAGGTCGTCGTGGACGGCGAGGTCGCCGAGGCCGACAGCCTCGAGGTCGACGAGTCGCTGCTCACCGGCGAGGCCGACCCGGTCCTGAAGCGGCGCGGCGACCAGATGATGTCCGGCAGCTTCGTCGTCGCGGGCGGCGGCGCCTTCACCGCCACCAAGGTCGGGCGTGAGGCGTACGCCGCACAGCTCGCCGAGGAGGCGTCCCGCTTCACGCTCGTCCACTCCGAGCTGCGCAGCGGCATCTCCACGATCCTCAAGTACGTGACGTGGATGATGGTCCCGACCGCGATCGGGCTCATCATCAGCCAGCTGCTGGTGAAGGGCGACAACTTCAAGGACTCGGTCGCCCGCACCGTCGGCGGCATCGTCCCGATGATCCCCGAGGGCCTCGTCCTCCTCACCTCCGTGGCCTTCGCGATCGGCGTCATCCGGCTCGGCCGCAAGCAGTGCCTGGTCCAGGAGCTGCCCGCGATCGAAGGGCTCGCCCGCGTCGACGTGGTCTGCCTCGACAAGACCGGCACGCTCACCGAGGGCGGCATGGACGTCACCGAGCTGCGCACCCTCGACGGCCACGACGAGGCGTACGTACGCAAGGTGCTGGGCGCGCTCGGCGAGTCCGACCCGCGGCCGAACGCCTCGCTCCAGGCGATCATCGACGCCTGTCCGGACAGCGACGAATGGCGCTGCGTCGAGTCGCTGCCCTTCTCCTCCGCCCGCAAGTACAGCGGCGCCGCCTTCAGCGAGGGCGACGGTCAGAGCTCCACCTGGCTGCTCGGCGCGCCCGATGTGCTGCTGCCCGAGAAGGATCCGGTCCTCGCCGACATCGACCGCCTCAACGAGCAGGGGCTGCGGGTGCTGCTGCTCGCCCGCGCCGCCGGGGAGCTCGACGCCCCCGACGTCGCCACGGGCGCCCGGCCCGCCGCCCTGGTCGTCCTGGAGCAGCGGCTGCGGCCCGACGCCGCGGACACCCTCCGGTACTTCGCCGACCAGGACGTCACCGCGAAGGTCATCTCCGGCGACAACGCGGTCTCCGTGAGCGCGGTGGCCGAGAAGGTCGGTGTGCCCGGCGCCGCGCACACCGTGGACGCCCGCCGGCTCCCGGCCGAGCGGGACGCGATGGCGGCCGAGCTCGACAAGAACGCGGTCTTCGGCCGCGTGACCCCGCAGCAGAAGCGCGACATGGTCAGCGCGCTCCAGTCCCGCGGCCACACGGTCGCGATGACCGGCGACGGCGTCAACGACGTCCTCGCCCTCAAGGACGCCGACATCGGCGTCTCGATGGGCTCGGGTTCGGAGGCGACGAAGGCGGTCGCCCAGATCGTCCTGCTGAACAACAGCTTCTCCACCCTGCCGTCGGTCGTCGCCGAGGGCCGCCGCGTCATCGGCAACATCACCCGGGTCGCGACCCTCTTCCTGACGAAGACCGTCTATTCGGTGCTGCTCGCGATCCTCGTGGTCGTCTCGCAGGTGGAGTACCCCTTCCTGCCCCGCCATCTGACCCTGCTGTCGACACTGACGATCGGCGTCCCGGCCTTCTTCCTGGCCCTGGCGCCCAACAAGGAGCGCGCCAAGCCGCACTTCGTCCGCCGGGTCATGCGGTACTCGATCCCGGGCGGCATCGTCGCCGCGGCGGCGACCTTCGCGACGTACGTGCTGGCCCGCTCCCACTACAGCGGCCCCGGCGCCCTGGCGGCCGAGACCAGCGCCGCGACGCTGACCCTCTTCCTGGTCGCCATGTGGGTCCTGGCGATCGTCGCCCGCCCGTACACGTGGTGGCGGGTCGGGCTGGTCGCGGCGATGGGCCTGTGCTTCCTGGTCGTGCTGGCGGTGCCGTCGCTCCAGGACTTCTTCGCGCTGAAGCTGGTGGGCACGACGATGCCGTGGGCGGCAGTGGCGATCGCGGCGGTGGCGTCGGTGCTGCTGGAGTTCGCGTGGCGGTGGGTGGACCGGCGCTTCCCGGCATGA
- a CDS encoding peptide deformylase: protein MIDVRPSQQMRDLGVVQHGAGTLTEPARAFDLPAERDEAERITDELFAAMERIGQVHPFAKGMGIAAPQIGIARAAAVVQPPGDAPAIILLNPRITTRSDEMDEQYEGCLSFFDVRGLVPRPLTITVATTALTGEIVTTVYERGLARLIHHEIDHLDGLLYTARMKTGVEPIPVEKYRQTGRAWVYEGA from the coding sequence GTGATTGACGTGCGGCCCAGTCAGCAGATGCGAGACCTCGGCGTCGTCCAACACGGTGCCGGCACCCTCACCGAACCGGCCCGCGCCTTCGACCTGCCCGCCGAACGCGACGAGGCAGAACGCATCACAGACGAGCTGTTCGCCGCCATGGAGCGGATCGGGCAGGTCCACCCCTTCGCCAAGGGTATGGGCATCGCCGCCCCGCAGATCGGCATCGCCCGCGCCGCAGCCGTCGTCCAGCCGCCCGGCGACGCCCCCGCCATCATCCTGCTCAACCCGCGGATCACCACCCGCTCCGACGAGATGGACGAGCAGTACGAGGGCTGCCTGAGCTTCTTCGATGTCCGCGGTCTCGTACCCCGGCCCTTGACGATCACTGTCGCGACCACGGCCCTGACTGGAGAGATCGTGACCACCGTGTATGAACGCGGCCTCGCCCGCCTCATCCACCACGAGATCGACCACCTCGACGGTCTGCTGTACACCGCCCGCATGAAAACCGGTGTGGAGCCGATCCCGGTGGAAAAGTACCGGCAGACGGGCCGGGCCTGGGTGTACGAGGGCGCCTGA
- a CDS encoding IS3 family transposase (programmed frameshift), whose protein sequence is MGRKSPYPEEFRKDAVALYRAAAGKRTYAAVAADLGITAESLRTWVRKDEAQAAPEGRDGSVGAAEELARLRAENARLLKAEPGVAAGARDPAPGSRLFRSGGEVSPRRWAFISDNRADFGVKRICRVLGASRAGYYRHLSTEHARAERQAEEKRTVSEIRAIHTEHHGAYGAPRVHAELRARGRKVNRKRVTRLMRINHIVGRHLRKKKRTTTADRTVPPAPDLVMRDFTAETLNTRWCGDITYIAVGPTWLYLATVIDICSRKVVGWSIADHMRTSLVTDAIEMAVAARGGRVHGVVFHTDRGAQYSASAFADVCRRHGIRRSMGRVGSSYDNALAESFFQGLKRELLHGRRWTSKAQTRLEVFRWLSYYNRRRRHSALGYLTPAEFEQQLITTRTLSLVT, encoded by the exons GTGGGACGCAAGTCTCCGTATCCGGAGGAGTTCAGGAAAGACGCTGTCGCGCTCTACCGCGCCGCGGCCGGGAAGCGGACGTACGCGGCGGTGGCCGCAGATCTCGGTATCACTGCGGAGTCGCTGCGGACGTGGGTCCGCAAGGACGAGGCCCAGGCCGCGCCCGAGGGCCGCGACGGCAGCGTCGGTGCGGCCGAGGAACTGGCCCGGCTGCGGGCTGAGAACGCCAGGCTGCTCAAAGCCGAGC CAGGAGTGGCGGCTGGAGCGCGAGATCCTGCGCCGGGCAGCCGCCTATTTCGCTCGGGAGGTGAAGTGAGCCCCCGCCGCTGGGCCTTCATCTCCGACAACCGCGCCGACTTCGGCGTCAAGCGGATCTGCCGGGTGCTCGGGGCGTCCCGCGCCGGCTACTACCGGCACTTGTCCACCGAGCATGCCCGCGCCGAGCGTCAAGCCGAGGAGAAGCGGACCGTGAGCGAGATCCGCGCCATCCACACCGAGCACCACGGCGCCTACGGCGCCCCGCGCGTCCATGCCGAGCTGCGGGCGAGAGGGCGCAAAGTCAACCGCAAGCGCGTCACCCGGCTGATGCGGATCAACCACATCGTCGGCCGGCACCTGCGCAAGAAGAAGCGGACGACGACCGCGGACCGGACCGTGCCGCCCGCGCCGGACCTGGTGATGCGCGACTTTACCGCGGAAACCCTGAACACCAGGTGGTGCGGCGACATCACCTACATAGCCGTCGGCCCGACCTGGCTCTACCTCGCCACGGTGATCGACATCTGCTCGAGGAAAGTGGTGGGCTGGTCGATCGCGGACCACATGCGCACCTCGCTGGTCACCGACGCGATCGAGATGGCCGTGGCCGCCCGCGGCGGCCGGGTTCACGGCGTCGTCTTCCACACCGACAGGGGCGCCCAATACAGCGCGTCCGCCTTCGCCGACGTCTGTCGCCGGCACGGCATCCGCCGCAGCATGGGCCGGGTCGGCTCGAGCTACGACAACGCCCTCGCCGAGTCGTTCTTCCAGGGCCTCAAGCGCGAGTTGCTCCACGGACGCCGCTGGACATCGAAGGCACAGACCCGGCTCGAGGTGTTCCGCTGGCTTTCGTACTACAACCGGCGCCGTCGCCACTCCGCGCTCGGCTACCTCACACCAGCCGAGTTCGAACAACAACTGATCACGACACGTACGCTGTCACTCGTCACATGA
- a CDS encoding HD domain-containing protein, with amino-acid sequence MADETTTGQAKGTAGFLLEMGMLKRAKRSGWWIAGVKDPETIAEHSFRTGVIGSVLAMMEGADPAKVALLCLFHDTQETRVSDIPHIGRRYLDAASNEKVTADQLADAHPAVRTGVQRVVDEYENGDSLEVICAHDADKLECLVQAVEYREQGCSNVQNWIDSSLSKLKTASAQALAEATLSMTSVEWQQTYLR; translated from the coding sequence ATGGCCGACGAGACAACGACCGGGCAGGCGAAGGGCACTGCCGGCTTCCTGCTGGAAATGGGGATGCTGAAGAGGGCAAAGCGCTCCGGCTGGTGGATCGCGGGCGTGAAGGACCCCGAGACGATCGCGGAGCACTCCTTCCGAACCGGCGTCATCGGGTCTGTCCTTGCGATGATGGAGGGCGCGGACCCGGCAAAGGTCGCGCTCCTGTGCCTGTTCCACGACACGCAAGAGACCCGGGTCAGCGATATCCCGCACATCGGTCGCCGCTACCTCGACGCCGCGTCGAACGAGAAGGTCACCGCAGACCAGCTTGCCGACGCGCACCCGGCCGTACGCACCGGCGTACAGCGCGTCGTCGACGAGTACGAGAACGGCGACTCACTCGAAGTGATCTGTGCCCATGACGCCGACAAGCTCGAATGCCTCGTGCAGGCCGTCGAGTACCGCGAACAGGGATGCTCGAACGTCCAAAACTGGATCGACAGCAGCTTGTCCAAGCTCAAGACCGCGTCCGCTCAGGCCCTCGCCGAAGCCACACTGAGCATGACCTCTGTGGAGTGGCAGCAGACCTATCTACGGTGA